The DNA window tacctacttcataggaagtttttgtttgcttgtttgtttttgtttttgtttttttgaagagGATATCAAcatcagggttttttgttttgttttgtttatttggtttttttttaacatctttattggagtataattgctttacaatggtgggttagtttctgctgtataacaaagtgaatcagctatacatatacatatatccccatatatcctccctcttgcttctccttcccaccctccctatcccacccctctaggtggtcacaaagcaccgagctgatctccctgtgttatgcggctgcttcccactagctatctattttacatatggtagtgtatatataagtccatatcactctctcacttcgtcccagcttacccttctccctccctgtgtcctcaagtccattctctacatctgtgtctttatttctgtcctgcccctaggttcttcagaacatttttttctttttttaagattccatatatatgtgttagcatacggtatttgtttttctctttctgacttacctcactctgtatcaAACTGACATGATTTTagactaaatatattttatagacttgtaggaaaaactgaaaaattatatctatatctaactatatctacatatacacaaatgtgcatacacatttaaattttgatacatattttgaaggaaaaaaaaattcttcaaaagaaaaataagtagcaTAAATTAAGATGAGTGTGCAGAAGTCcttgaaaaaataatgtcatttaaaagtgacatttgaacagaaACTCATGCAAAGAGGAGTGAGCCAATTGAAGTGttgctggggttgggggtgggggcagtgtcAAGTTTCTGAAGCCGTACAGATCTTAATTTATTTGAAGAACTCAGAGTGACAATGTGGCTGGGTAAGAGCGAACTGATGGAGAAGAGGTGGGAGTCAATGTTGGAGAAGAAGGAATGGGAGAATTTTGTTGAATCTTATAAAGTTTGATGAGGCTTTGGATTTTATCCAAAGTGCAATTGGTAATCTTTCACGGTTTTAGAGAATGGCATAtccaattcagttttaaaatatgtcactttagttttatatggaaaatatatTAGAATAGAACAAGAGTAGGAGCAAGGAGAGTGTGTAGAATATTATTGTATTAATCCAGTAGAGAGATACTGGAGATTTACACCAGGATATTAACactaaagggaaagaggaaaaaaaacagatttgagGGTATATTTTGAAGAAGGATTGGCATGTGTTAATAATGCAGGGGTAGAAGAAGAagaattgaaataaattatttgaaattttctgacCCAagcacagagaaacaaaagcatcAAGCTTTCAGGACTGGAAAATTGAAAATTTACCTGTGAGTTTcatcaaacattcaaagaatgaaaaattataatcttATAAGAACTCTTGAAGAGcctaggaagaaaagaaatcttcatttttgaccagttaatttttaaattcttgaaatACATCCAGCTAGAGTTGTTAAGAGGCACTTGGATGTATAAGTCTAAAGCTCAGAAGAGAGTTCTGATTTGGAGATATAAATTCAAGAGTTGTTGGCATAGGTAGGGATGAAATTTAAATCCATAGGAATAACTCTGAGCATCTAGGAAGACAGTGCTACAAGACAAAGAAGACTGATAAAGACCAATTAGAGAGATAAGGAGAAAATTAACAGACACTGATAACATAGAATCTAAgagacaaacttttttttaagaggagTTGGTTAAGTGTATCAAGAGttcaagaaagaggaaagacaAGAAGGGTCTAATGTATTTGGCAGTGTGGAGGTCATTAATGACCTTGGCAAAATATTGGTTGAAAGGTCGAAGCCAAAGCCAGATTGAAATGGGTTGAAAACTGAATAGGAAGTGAAGAACAGGAGATAGATTGCACCATTAATCATGTTGAAGTTTGACTGGAAAAGATAACAGAGAAATAGACTGCTAGCTAGCTGGAAATGTGTGACCAAGGAAATGTGTATGCTTAATTTTAAGAATGGAGATACTAAAGTATTCTTAAATTCAGAATGCACTgttcaagtaaaaaaataaaagcataaagatgtaggaaatagaagaaaacataaagaaataaagcctTTGAGAAGGTAAGAGGAGATGGGATTCATTGCATGTGTGATGATGAGAAGATTATTCAAGGTCAGGACAAAGGTACATAGAACTTTTATGATATCAACAGTGAAATGGAGGAAGGACCTTGGTCAAAAGTCAATGGTGGGTGGGACTAACTATCTCTCCCTTCCAGAAGATGGTTCTCTTAATGGCCTTAATGAGTCCCTTGTTACGAAGACTGTAGATAATTGGGTTGACCAGTGATGTTAGTACAGAGTAGATTACAGCAAGTGTCCAATCAAGGGTCAGTGACTAGCTCTTCTTTAGTCGCATATACATGAAGATGATGATCCCAAAGAATATGAGGACCACAATAAGATGTGAGGCACATGTAGAAAAGGACTTCTTTCTTCCTGCTGTTGTTTTTGTCTTCAATATAGCCCCAATGATTCTTCCATTAGACACCATAATAAAGAGGAAAGTGATAAGGATGATGAAGGCATTGATGGCAAATCCACCAGGACATTATTGGATGTGTCCTCACAGGCCAGGCTCAGAAGAGGTGGAAAGTCACAGAAGAAGTGTTGGATTTCACTGTAGCCACAGAAATGGAACTGGGAGACCAGGATGACTTCAGAATTGGGACACAGAAAGCCACAAGCCCAACAACCAGCAGTCATCTTGGCACAGAGTGTGGGGGTCATAATTGCAGGATAGTGGAGGGGCCAGCAGATGGCCGGGGATCGGTCATAGGCCACTGCTGTAAGAAGGTAGCATTCAGAGGCCCCTGGGGAGTGGAAGAAGTAAGTCTGAAGTAGGTATcctgaaaaagaaatggtcttCTTATCACTGAGAAGATTAGCTAGCATCTTGAGGATGGTGGTGACTGTATACCATAGCTCCAAGAAGGAGAGAACACTGACAAAGTGGTACATAGGTGTGTGTATAAGGCTGCATCCAATCGTATGACTAAAAAGATGGCCATGTTGCCACTGACAGTGAACAGGTATGCCAATAGCAGCAGGACAAAAAGCCAGCCCCTGACATGTGTCACTTTGGGGAAACCAAGGAGCACAAGTTCAGCCAGGCTTGAATGGCTGTGTGGCTCCATGGGAGgctgaggtggggaaggaaaggagaaaaagctaGACTGAGGTGACTGCAAAATCCAACTCAGAACTTTCtctttactgttttgttttttttatttaaaggagaaatttaaTTACTACTACCACAGCTACTACTATTTATACTACCCTAAAAAATAGTAATCGCTAACTCTTATTAGCCCTCACCGTGCATCGAGCATTTTACAAGTGTTTTGCATtcaatatttacttaattttcacaCATCCAATGAGATAAGTACCATTGTTATActtattttgcagatgataaAATTTAGGAATAGAGAGAATAGTGAGGTTTCATATAGATACCAGGTCACAGAAACGGAAGTTGACTTTATGCACTCTAATTCCATGGTATTTACCTCTATACTATGTGACCCTCCCCTAACATTCTATTCATAGTTTTTCCTTCAGTCAGGTCTCAAAGGATGAATTTTGTCCATGAGACTAATGCAGTGGCAAGGCTTTTCTAATTGTTCAGTTCACTTCTCTAAACCTTATTGGATACACGTATGTCAGGCATAAGGAGTACAGAATTAAACAAGGTATAATCTCTGCGACCAGACACTTGCACCCTCCTGGGGAAGCCGACAAAGCTGTCATCTTGATATAGCCTGTGAAGTACAGAGCACTACAGAGTGCTAATGGAGGggcccatttctcagatgaggatgACTGAgaaaggcttctcagaggaggaagGATTTGAGCAGAATTTTCAGTAAGAGTAAGAGTTACATGAAAGGGGAAAAGAACCATTTTAGACAAAAAGCACATGTGCAGGCACTGAGCGGGAAGCAGCCTTAGTTAAGGAAATGTATGCTCCCCTTACGGTAAGGCAACTGGGAAAGCTCACCCAATCATTTGGGGCCTTACCCCAAAAGGTGGGGGGAACCACTAAAGAACGTTAGGCAGATGAATGATGTAATcatatgtagatttttaaaacttcactgaTATTTAACTATTCTAACCTCAAGCTCAGAGATGAAGGTGTGAATTTGCCTTGTCGTTATTGCTGATGGAAAGATGAGTAGGGTGTTAACACATAGGGTGAGAGAATGCAGACtaaaaaatgaacacaataaAGTGGCAATTAGCATAAATCCtgcattttcagaaaaacaactatAGGTGAGAAATACATAGCTGGCTTGGTGATATTTCATAGGAAAAAGTATTAGACATTCTAACTGTTCTCAAGCACAGAGTGAAGCAggtgcaaaaagaaaagaaagaaaaaggaaaagaaaccgtCACAACTAAAAGAACACAATGTGActttaaatgcataaaaatggTAACCAATGTCAGTCACACCATATCCTACGTAGATCACACTGCATTTGGTGAGGGCTGTCTAAATTCTAGCCACCAAACTGACAAACTGCAG is part of the Balaenoptera musculus isolate JJ_BM4_2016_0621 chromosome 1, mBalMus1.pri.v3, whole genome shotgun sequence genome and encodes:
- the LOC118884845 gene encoding LOW QUALITY PROTEIN: olfactory receptor 6N2 (The sequence of the model RefSeq protein was modified relative to this genomic sequence to represent the inferred CDS: inserted 1 base in 1 codon; deleted 2 bases in 1 codon; substituted 1 base at 1 genomic stop codon); this translates as MEPHSHSSLAELVLLGFPKVTHVRGWLFVLLLLAYLFTVSGNMAIFLVIRLDAALHTPMYHFVSVLSFLELWYTVTTILKMLANLLSDKKTISFSGYLLQTYFFHSPGASECYLLTAVAYDRSPAICWPLHYPAIMTPTLCAKMTAGCWACGFLCPNSEVILVSQFHFCGYSEIQHFFCDFPPLLSLACEDTSNNVLVXFAINAFIILITFLFIMVSNGRIIGAILKTKTTAGRKKSFSTCASHLIVVLIFFGIIIFMYMRLKKSXSLTLDWTLAVIYSVLTSLVNPIIYSLRNKGLIKAIKRTIFWKGEIVSPTHH